Proteins from a genomic interval of Helicobacter pylori Shi112:
- a CDS encoding YkgJ family cysteine cluster protein produces MQDFDFSFNHKACEGCGAKCCVGESGYIFLNIQEMQKISAFLKLELEEFSQKYVKKVGYKFSLLEKDAKELGLACVFLDLETKKCQIYSMRPKQCQTFPFWESVKTFSKEQKEAFCQSCPGITQKTKETKVR; encoded by the coding sequence ATGCAAGATTTTGATTTCAGTTTTAATCATAAGGCATGCGAGGGTTGTGGGGCAAAGTGTTGCGTGGGGGAAAGCGGGTATATTTTTTTAAATATCCAAGAAATGCAAAAAATTAGCGCTTTTTTAAAATTAGAATTAGAAGAATTCAGTCAAAAATATGTTAAAAAGGTAGGGTATAAGTTCTCTTTATTAGAAAAAGACGCTAAAGAGTTGGGTTTGGCGTGCGTGTTTTTGGATTTAGAAACCAAAAAATGCCAGATTTATAGCATGCGCCCTAAACAATGCCAAACTTTTCCTTTTTGGGAGAGCGTGAAAACTTTCTCTAAAGAGCAAAAAGAAGCTTTTTGTCAAAGCTGTCCGGGCATTACACAAAAAACCAAAGAAACTAAAGTGCGCTAA
- a CDS encoding YfhL family 4Fe-4S dicluster ferredoxin, whose amino-acid sequence MSLLVNDECIACDACREECPSEAIEEGDPIYNIDPDRCTECYGYDDDEPRCVSVCPVDAILPDPNNAESKEELKYKYESLKEQD is encoded by the coding sequence ATGTCATTATTGGTGAATGATGAATGCATTGCGTGCGATGCTTGCAGAGAAGAATGCCCTAGTGAGGCGATTGAAGAGGGCGATCCCATTTATAATATTGATCCAGACAGATGCACAGAGTGTTATGGGTATGATGATGATGAACCTCGTTGCGTGAGCGTATGCCCTGTAGATGCGATTTTACCGGATCCTAACAATGCAGAGAGCAAAGAGGAATTGAAATACAAATACGAAAGCTTAAAAGAGCAAGATTAA
- a CDS encoding tetratricopeptide repeat protein, whose protein sequence is MGIQIKKRFLASLLLFSLFCLKAETLSEDHQILLSSDAFHRGDFASAQKGYMNLYKQTNKVVYAKEAAISAASLGDIKTAMHLAMLYQKITNNRNDVSINKILVDGYVQMGQIDKAIELLHKIRKEEKTIATDNVLGTLYLTQKRLDKAFPLLSKFYNAVHDEDSLEKLITIYFLQNRKKEGLDLLQSHIDRYGCSEQLCQKALNTFTQFNELDLAKTTFARLYEKNPIVQNAQFYIGVLILLKEFDKAQQIAELFPFDRRLLLDLYTAQKKFAQASKQASLIYQEKKDPKFLGLEAIYHYESLSTKNKKLTKQEMLPIIQKLEKATKERQQILAKTKDKEDAQDAFFYNFLGYSLIDYDLDIKRGMDFVRKALALDSGSVLYLDSLAWGYYKLGNCLEAKKIFSSIAKEFIQAEPELKEHNKIIQECKK, encoded by the coding sequence ATGGGTATTCAAATAAAGAAAAGATTTTTAGCAAGTTTATTGCTTTTTAGCCTGTTTTGCCTTAAGGCTGAAACCCTTTCAGAAGATCATCAAATCCTATTGAGCTCAGACGCTTTCCACAGAGGGGATTTTGCTAGCGCTCAAAAAGGCTATATGAATCTCTATAAGCAAACCAATAAGGTGGTGTATGCTAAAGAAGCGGCCATTTCAGCGGCGAGTTTAGGGGATATTAAAACCGCTATGCATTTAGCCATGCTCTATCAAAAAATCACCAATAATCGTAATGATGTTTCTATCAATAAGATTTTAGTGGATGGCTATGTGCAAATGGGACAGATTGATAAGGCGATTGAATTGTTGCACAAAATCCGTAAAGAAGAAAAGACCATAGCCACAGACAATGTGTTAGGGACTTTGTATTTGACTCAAAAGCGTTTGGATAAGGCTTTCCCGCTGTTGAGTAAGTTTTATAATGCAGTGCATGATGAAGACAGCCTAGAAAAACTCATTACGATCTATTTTTTGCAAAATCGTAAAAAAGAGGGCTTGGATTTGTTGCAATCTCATATAGACAGGTATGGTTGCTCAGAGCAATTGTGCCAAAAAGCGCTCAACACTTTCACGCAATTTAACGAGCTTGATTTGGCTAAAACGACTTTTGCTCGTTTGTATGAAAAAAACCCTATTGTTCAAAACGCCCAATTTTACATAGGGGTATTAATCTTGTTAAAAGAGTTTGATAAGGCCCAGCAAATCGCAGAATTATTCCCTTTTGACAGGCGTTTGTTGTTAGACTTATACACCGCACAAAAAAAATTCGCTCAAGCTTCCAAACAGGCTTCTTTGATCTATCAAGAAAAAAAAGACCCTAAATTCTTAGGATTAGAGGCTATTTATCATTATGAGAGCTTGAGCACAAAAAATAAAAAACTCACCAAACAAGAGATGCTGCCTATCATTCAAAAATTAGAAAAAGCCACCAAAGAGCGCCAGCAAATCCTCGCTAAAACTAAAGACAAAGAAGACGCGCAAGACGCTTTCTTTTATAATTTCTTAGGGTATTCCTTAATAGACTATGACTTAGATATTAAAAGGGGCATGGATTTTGTGAGGAAAGCCTTAGCGTTGGATTCTGGCTCAGTGCTTTATTTGGATTCTTTAGCATGGGGTTATTACAAATTAGGGAATTGTTTGGAGGCTAAAAAAATCTTTTCTAGCATCGCTAAAGAGTTTATTCAAGCCGAACCCGAACTAAAAGAGCACAATAAAATCATTCAAGAATGCAAGAAATAG
- a CDS encoding nuclease has product MKLVLAKNTRKSDAKSVELEDLYHKFSEDKRSIFYFAPTNAHKDMLKAVDFFKEKGHTAYLDEVRVSSDEKDFLYELHII; this is encoded by the coding sequence ATGAAATTAGTTTTAGCCAAGAATACAAGAAAATCAGACGCTAAGAGCGTGGAATTAGAGGATTTGTATCACAAATTTAGTGAAGACAAGCGTTCTATTTTCTATTTTGCCCCCACAAACGCCCACAAAGACATGCTCAAAGCGGTGGATTTTTTCAAAGAAAAAGGCCATACGGCTTATTTAGATGAGGTGAGGGTCAGCAGCGATGAAAAAGATTTTCTTTATGAATTGCACATTATTTAA
- a CDS encoding cytochrome c biogenesis protein CcdA: MFDNTLINLFETAPLLTSLLAGILTFLSPCVLPLIPAYMSYISQISLEDIKDGKAKRVSVFLKSLMFVVGFSLVFLGVGMSMAKLIHSFSFSWVNYIAGGIVILFGLHFLGVFRFAFLYKTQSFRLASKSNSMQRFYPFLLGMSFALGWTPCIGPIFTSIVIMSASKDAYGLMLMVVFVVGLAIPFLLVALMLERALLFLKSLKKYNRAIEIVSGLVLILMGILIVTNSMESLTNFLQK; the protein is encoded by the coding sequence ATGTTTGATAACACGCTTATCAATTTATTTGAGACAGCGCCTCTTTTAACTTCGCTTTTAGCTGGGATTTTAACTTTTTTAAGCCCTTGCGTGTTGCCTTTAATCCCAGCGTATATGTCTTATATTTCTCAAATTTCTTTAGAGGATATTAAAGATGGTAAGGCTAAAAGGGTTTCGGTTTTTTTAAAATCCTTGATGTTTGTGGTGGGGTTTTCGCTCGTGTTTTTGGGCGTGGGCATGTCTATGGCCAAGCTTATCCATAGCTTTTCGTTTTCCTGGGTGAATTATATCGCCGGAGGGATTGTGATCCTTTTTGGTTTGCATTTTTTAGGCGTGTTTCGTTTTGCATTTTTATATAAAACCCAAAGCTTTCGTTTAGCGAGCAAATCTAACAGCATGCAGCGCTTTTACCCTTTTCTTTTAGGCATGAGTTTCGCTTTAGGCTGGACGCCATGCATCGGGCCGATATTCACTTCTATAGTGATCATGAGCGCGAGTAAGGACGCTTATGGCTTAATGCTTATGGTGGTGTTTGTGGTGGGCTTGGCGATCCCTTTTTTATTGGTGGCTTTAATGCTAGAAAGAGCGCTTTTATTTTTAAAATCCTTAAAGAAATACAACCGCGCGATTGAAATTGTTTCAGGGTTGGTGCTTATTTTAATGGGGATATTGATTGTAACCAACTCTATGGAAAGCTTGACGAATTTCTTGCAAAAATAG
- a CDS encoding lysophospholipid acyltransferase family protein, with translation MSLKFFRKNIVLRVVPRLAFGVLWLLHKTCKNRYFLAQNLKEKPFIVSCWHGELGMIGFAYLRLQKPSVYVIASQHFDGSIATGLFESFGFKNIRGSSKKGGVKVLIEGLKRLKEGCDVAITPDGPKGPRHSIADGVIALAQKSGVGISACRVVCRNAWRLNTWDQFEIPKPFSEVHYYMLESVIIPKEWELSKAKEYLKTRMDSVGFGESQRGLGA, from the coding sequence TTGAGCTTAAAATTTTTCAGGAAAAATATCGTTTTAAGGGTTGTCCCACGCTTGGCGTTTGGAGTCCTTTGGTTGTTGCATAAAACTTGTAAAAACCGCTATTTTTTAGCTCAAAATTTAAAAGAAAAACCCTTTATTGTAAGCTGTTGGCATGGGGAGCTTGGCATGATCGGGTTTGCGTATTTAAGGCTTCAAAAACCTTCTGTTTATGTGATCGCAAGCCAGCATTTTGACGGCTCTATTGCGACGGGTTTGTTTGAAAGCTTTGGTTTTAAAAACATTAGAGGTTCTAGCAAAAAAGGGGGGGTTAAGGTTTTGATAGAAGGGCTTAAGCGTTTGAAAGAAGGTTGCGATGTCGCTATCACTCCTGATGGTCCCAAAGGCCCACGACACAGCATAGCGGATGGGGTGATCGCTTTGGCTCAAAAATCAGGCGTGGGGATTAGCGCTTGTCGGGTGGTTTGTAGAAACGCATGGCGATTGAACACTTGGGATCAATTTGAAATCCCTAAGCCTTTTAGCGAAGTGCATTATTACATGCTAGAATCTGTGATTATCCCTAAAGAATGGGAGCTTTCAAAAGCTAAAGAATATTTAAAGACACGCATGGATTCTGTTGGATTTGGAGAATCTCAAAGGGGTTTGGGTGCTTAA
- a CDS encoding Ppx/GppA family phosphatase has protein sequence MAKITTVIDIGSNSVRLAIFKKTSQFGFYLLFETKSRVRISEGCYAFDGVLQEIPMQRAIKALSEFKEIALKYKSKKILCVATSAVRDAPNRLEFVARVKKACGLQIKIIDGQKEALYGGIACANLLHKNSGITIDIGGGSTECALIEKGKIKDLISLDVGTIRIKEMFLDKDLDVKTAKAFIQKEVSKLPFKHKNAFGVGGTIRALSKVLMKRFDYPIDSLHGYEIDAHKNLAFIEKIVTLKEDQLRLLGVNEERLDSIRSGALILLVVLEHLKTSLMITSGVGVREGVFLSDLLRHHYHKFPPNINPSLISLKDRFLPHEKHSQKVKKECVKLFEALSPLHKIDEKYLFHLKIAGELASMGKILSVYLAHKHSAYFILNALSYGFSHQDRAIICLLAQFSHKKIPKDNAIAHMSAMMPSLLTLQWLSFILSLAENLCLTDSHHLKYTLEKNKLVIHSNDALYLAKEMLPKLVKPIALMIEFA, from the coding sequence ATGGCTAAAATCACAACCGTGATTGATATAGGATCTAATTCGGTGCGTTTGGCTATCTTTAAAAAGACGAGCCAGTTTGGGTTTTACTTGCTTTTTGAAACCAAATCTAGGGTTAGGATTTCAGAGGGTTGCTATGCGTTTGATGGGGTTTTGCAAGAAATCCCCATGCAAAGAGCCATTAAAGCCTTGAGCGAATTTAAAGAAATCGCCCTTAAATACAAAAGCAAAAAAATCTTATGCGTGGCGACCTCAGCGGTGCGCGATGCCCCTAATCGGCTGGAGTTTGTAGCGAGGGTGAAAAAGGCTTGCGGTTTGCAAATCAAAATCATTGACGGGCAAAAAGAAGCGCTCTATGGCGGGATCGCGTGCGCGAATTTGTTGCATAAAAATTCAGGGATCACGATAGATATTGGAGGGGGTAGCACGGAGTGCGCGTTGATTGAAAAAGGCAAGATTAAGGATCTCATCTCGCTTGATGTTGGCACGATTCGCATTAAAGAAATGTTTTTAGACAAAGATTTAGATGTCAAAACCGCTAAAGCCTTTATCCAAAAAGAGGTTTCTAAACTGCCCTTTAAGCATAAAAACGCCTTTGGGGTGGGGGGGACGATTAGGGCGTTGAGTAAGGTATTGATGAAACGCTTTGATTACCCTATTGATTCTTTGCATGGTTATGAAATAGATGCACATAAAAATTTAGCGTTCATTGAAAAGATTGTTACGCTCAAAGAAGATCAATTACGGCTTTTAGGGGTGAATGAAGAGCGTTTGGATAGTATCAGGAGCGGGGCGTTGATTTTATTAGTCGTTTTGGAGCATTTAAAAACTTCTTTGATGATCACCAGCGGCGTAGGGGTGAGAGAAGGCGTGTTTTTAAGCGATTTATTGCGCCACCACTACCACAAATTCCCCCCCAATATCAACCCCTCTCTGATCTCTTTAAAAGATCGCTTTTTACCCCATGAAAAGCACAGCCAAAAGGTCAAAAAAGAATGCGTGAAATTGTTTGAAGCCTTATCGCCTTTGCATAAAATAGATGAAAAATACCTTTTCCATTTAAAGATTGCGGGGGAATTAGCGAGCATGGGTAAGATTTTGAGCGTCTATTTAGCCCACAAGCACAGCGCGTATTTTATTTTAAACGCTTTGAGTTATGGCTTTAGCCACCAAGATAGAGCGATCATTTGCTTATTGGCGCAATTCAGCCATAAAAAAATCCCTAAAGACAACGCTATCGCTCACATGAGCGCGATGATGCCAAGCCTTTTAACCTTACAATGGCTGAGTTTTATCCTTTCTTTAGCCGAAAATCTGTGCCTGACAGACAGCCATCATCTAAAATACACGCTAGAAAAAAACAAGCTTGTGATCCATTCTAATGATGCGCTTTACTTGGCTAAAGAGATGCTCCCTAAACTCGTTAAGCCCATTGCTTTGATGATAGAGTTTGCTTGA
- a CDS encoding amidohydrolase family protein: MLLKNASFYDGEVLKRADIRLKDSLIAEIKENLSPIKNEEVIECANLFVLPSFIDLSVTGLEGYENLKQKAFKGGVGLLNVFNCDQSGIKNIMAIRNNQLADIATLKNKGGEILIVQSDAFLELISHYAKSYNLPLLISLENSFEALNSGALAYELGQNFVENAFENTRLVRFMEVSRALQIPMLLDKVSSAATLKLIKAFNNLGAHLQAQTPLSHLILDESVYEDYEPRFKIAPPLRDKESQNALKETLKNDEITMLTSLHVFKNSNAELFEESAFGCESIENAFSVAYTFLVQKKVISFQQLIKVMATNQARFLKLNAGEVKENQLANLMIVDLNAQTRVNNKNSPFYGLELYGEVQRMILKGQTTLIKENACKKS; this comes from the coding sequence ATGCTGTTAAAAAACGCTTCGTTTTATGATGGTGAGGTTTTAAAAAGAGCGGATATTCGCTTAAAAGATTCTCTCATTGCAGAGATTAAAGAAAACTTAAGCCCTATTAAAAATGAAGAAGTAATTGAGTGCGCGAATTTATTCGTGCTGCCAAGCTTCATTGATTTGAGCGTTACTGGTTTGGAGGGTTATGAAAATTTAAAACAAAAGGCTTTTAAAGGGGGGGTAGGGTTACTCAATGTTTTTAATTGCGATCAAAGCGGCATTAAAAATATTATGGCGATTAGAAACAACCAACTAGCCGACATCGCTACGCTTAAAAACAAAGGAGGGGAAATTTTAATCGTGCAATCTGACGCTTTTTTAGAACTCATCAGCCATTACGCCAAATCCTACAATTTGCCTCTTTTAATCTCTTTAGAAAATTCTTTTGAAGCCCTAAATAGCGGGGCATTAGCCTATGAATTGGGGCAAAATTTTGTAGAAAATGCGTTTGAAAACACGCGTTTGGTGCGTTTTATGGAAGTTTCTAGAGCGTTACAAATCCCTATGCTTTTAGATAAAGTGAGTAGCGCCGCCACGCTCAAACTCATCAAAGCCTTTAACAATTTAGGGGCGCACCTGCAAGCCCAAACGCCCTTAAGCCATTTAATCTTAGATGAGAGCGTGTATGAAGATTATGAGCCCAGATTTAAAATCGCCCCTCCTTTAAGGGATAAAGAAAGCCAAAACGCCCTAAAAGAGACCCTAAAGAATGATGAAATTACTATGCTCACAAGCCTCCATGTTTTTAAAAATTCTAACGCAGAGCTTTTTGAAGAAAGCGCTTTTGGGTGTGAGAGCATAGAGAACGCTTTTAGCGTGGCTTATACTTTTTTAGTTCAAAAAAAGGTTATCAGCTTCCAACAGCTCATTAAAGTCATGGCGACTAATCAAGCGAGATTTTTAAAACTCAATGCAGGCGAGGTTAAAGAAAATCAATTAGCTAATCTCATGATTGTGGATTTGAACGCCCAAACAAGAGTTAATAATAAAAATTCGCCCTTTTATGGTTTAGAATTATATGGTGAAGTTCAAAGAATGATCTTAAAAGGGCAAACCACATTGATTAAGGAGAATGCATGCAAGAAATCATAG
- the mqnF gene encoding aminofutalosine deaminase (Members of this family are aminofutalosine deaminase (MqnF), which works together in some variants of the futalosine pathway for menaquinone biosynthesis. Member protein HP0267 from Helicobacter pylori previously was shown capable of adenosine deaminase activity when expressed in Escherichia coli (PMID:23825549), but that function may not be physiologically relevant.), whose product MQEIIGASLVFLCNEKCEVLEDYGVVFDEKIVEIGDYKSLTLKYPHLKAQFFENSVLLPAFINAHTHFEFSNNKASFDYGSFSGWLGSVLNNGGAILENCQGAIQNAISAQLKSGVGSVGAISNHLIEVNLLKKSPLNAVVFLEFLGSSYSLEKLKAFEAKFKELKDLEDKKLKAALAVHAPYSVQKDMALSVIQLAKDSQSLLSTHFLESFEELEWVENSKGWFENFYQHFLKESHFKSLYKGANDYIDMFEDTHTLFVHNQFASLEMLKRIKSQVKNAFLITCPFSNRLLSGQALDLERTKEAGLSVSVATDGLSSNISLSLLDELRAFLLTHNMPLLKLAKIALLGATRHGAKALALNNGEIEANKMADLSVFNFGEKFVKEQAVLQFLLHAKEVERLFLGGKRVI is encoded by the coding sequence ATGCAAGAAATCATAGGAGCGTCTTTAGTTTTTTTATGCAATGAAAAATGCGAAGTGTTAGAAGATTATGGCGTGGTCTTTGATGAAAAGATTGTTGAAATAGGCGATTATAAAAGTTTAACGCTTAAATACCCCCACTTAAAGGCGCAGTTTTTTGAAAATTCCGTTCTGTTGCCCGCTTTTATCAACGCGCACACCCATTTTGAATTTTCCAACAACAAGGCGAGTTTTGATTACGGGAGTTTTTCTGGCTGGTTAGGGAGCGTGTTAAACAATGGGGGGGCGATTTTAGAAAATTGCCAAGGGGCTATTCAAAACGCTATCAGCGCGCAATTAAAAAGCGGGGTAGGGAGCGTGGGAGCGATTTCTAACCACCTGATAGAAGTTAATTTATTAAAAAAAAGCCCTTTGAACGCTGTCGTATTTTTAGAGTTTTTAGGGAGTAGCTATTCTTTAGAAAAACTGAAAGCGTTTGAGGCAAAATTCAAAGAGTTAAAAGATTTAGAAGACAAAAAACTTAAAGCCGCTCTCGCTGTGCATGCCCCTTATTCGGTTCAAAAAGACATGGCTTTAAGCGTGATCCAATTAGCCAAAGATTCACAAAGCCTGCTTTCTACGCATTTTTTAGAATCGTTTGAAGAATTAGAATGGGTGGAAAATTCTAAAGGGTGGTTTGAAAATTTTTACCAGCATTTTTTAAAGGAGTCTCATTTCAAATCGCTCTATAAGGGCGCGAACGATTACATTGACATGTTTGAAGACACGCACACTTTATTCGTGCATAACCAGTTCGCTTCTTTGGAGATGCTAAAAAGGATTAAATCTCAAGTCAAAAACGCTTTTTTAATCACATGCCCCTTTTCTAACCGCCTATTGAGCGGGCAAGCGTTGGATTTAGAAAGAACCAAAGAGGCCGGTTTGAGCGTGAGCGTGGCCACTGATGGCTTGAGCTCTAACATTTCGCTAAGCCTTTTAGACGAATTAAGGGCGTTCTTGCTCACCCATAACATGCCATTATTAAAATTAGCTAAGATCGCTCTTTTAGGAGCGACTAGGCATGGGGCTAAAGCTTTAGCTTTAAATAATGGCGAGATAGAAGCCAATAAGATGGCGGATTTGAGTGTGTTTAATTTTGGTGAAAAATTCGTTAAAGAGCAAGCGGTTTTGCAATTCTTATTGCATGCTAAAGAAGTGGAGCGCTTGTTTTTAGGGGGGAAAAGGGTGATCTAA
- the miaB gene encoding tRNA (N6-isopentenyl adenosine(37)-C2)-methylthiotransferase MiaB, giving the protein MKVYIETMGCAMNSRDSEHLLSELSKLDYKETSDPKAADLILINTCSVREKPERKLFSEIGQFAKIKKPNAKIGVCGCTASHMGADILKKAPSVSFVLGARNVSKISQVIHKEKAVEVAIDYDESAYAFEFFEKKAQIRSLLNISIGCDKKCAYCIVPHTRGKEISIPMDLILKEAEKLASNGTKELMLLGQNVNNYGARFSSEHAKVDFSDLLDKLSEIQGIERIRFTSPHPLHMNDAFLERFAKNPKVCKSIHMPLQSGSSAVLKMMRRGYSKEWFLNRVERLKALVPEVGISTDIIVGFPNESDKDFEDTMEVLEKVRFDTLYSFIYSPRPFTEAGAWKERVPLEVSSSRLERLQNRHKEILEEKAKLEVGKVHVVLVENRREIDNQIVGFEGRSDTGKFIEVACKEKRNPGELVRVEIVSHSKGRLIATAKGN; this is encoded by the coding sequence TTGAAAGTTTATATTGAAACAATGGGTTGCGCTATGAACTCTAGGGATAGCGAGCATTTATTGAGCGAGCTCTCCAAACTAGACTATAAAGAAACTAGCGACCCTAAAGCAGCGGATTTGATTTTAATCAACACTTGCAGCGTGCGCGAAAAGCCTGAGCGGAAATTGTTTTCAGAAATCGGTCAATTCGCTAAAATCAAAAAACCCAATGCCAAAATCGGGGTTTGCGGTTGCACCGCAAGCCACATGGGAGCGGATATTTTGAAAAAAGCCCCGAGCGTGAGCTTTGTGTTAGGGGCTAGGAATGTGTCTAAAATCTCTCAAGTGATCCATAAAGAAAAAGCGGTTGAAGTGGCGATTGATTATGATGAAAGCGCGTATGCGTTTGAATTTTTTGAAAAAAAGGCTCAAATCAGATCGTTACTAAATATCTCTATAGGTTGCGATAAGAAATGCGCTTATTGCATTGTCCCGCACACTAGGGGGAAAGAAATTTCTATCCCTATGGATTTGATTTTAAAAGAAGCTGAGAAATTGGCGAGTAATGGCACTAAAGAGCTGATGCTTTTAGGGCAGAATGTGAATAATTACGGCGCGCGTTTCAGTAGCGAGCATGCGAAAGTGGATTTTAGCGATTTGTTGGATAAATTGAGCGAAATCCAGGGGATTGAAAGGATACGATTCACTTCGCCTCACCCCTTGCACATGAATGATGCATTTTTAGAGCGCTTTGCCAAAAACCCTAAAGTGTGCAAGAGTATCCATATGCCCTTACAGAGCGGATCTAGCGCGGTGTTAAAGATGATGCGAAGGGGTTATAGTAAGGAGTGGTTTTTAAATAGGGTGGAGAGGTTAAAGGCTTTAGTGCCTGAAGTGGGCATTAGCACGGACATTATCGTAGGCTTCCCTAATGAGAGCGATAAGGATTTTGAAGACACGATGGAAGTGCTAGAAAAAGTGCGCTTTGACACGCTCTATAGTTTCATTTATTCCCCACGCCCTTTCACTGAAGCGGGAGCTTGGAAGGAAAGAGTGCCATTAGAGGTTTCATCTTCAAGGTTGGAGAGGTTGCAAAACAGGCATAAAGAAATTTTAGAAGAAAAAGCCAAGCTAGAAGTGGGTAAAGTGCATGTGGTGTTGGTGGAAAACAGGCGTGAAATTGACAATCAAATCGTGGGTTTTGAAGGGCGCAGCGATACGGGGAAATTCATTGAAGTAGCGTGTAAAGAAAAAAGAAATCCGGGCGAGCTTGTAAGAGTGGAGATTGTTTCTCATTCCAAAGGGCGCTTGATAGCGACCGCTAAAGGCAACTAA
- the waaC gene encoding lipopolysaccharide heptosyltransferase I codes for MKIAIVRLSALGDIIVSAVFLALIKECFTNAQIEWFVDERFGAILEHSPYIDKLHPIALKSALTTFNPLKIFKLFKSLRAYEYDIVIDMQGLIKSALITQMLKAPKKVGFDCASAREGLSAFFYSQKVSIAYNEPVLKRNFTLLSHALNLPKKEISEGLSSRSKVFSYQDSPKIDALNLNKNKLKILFVLETSKLNKTYPIERFKELALALENFQICLLWHASEDKANALYGALKNQRDVLLLPKLTLNEVKALLFKMDLIIGGDTGITHLAWALQKPSITLYGNTPMERFKLESPINVSLTGNSNANYHKKDFSIQNIEPKKIKECVLNLLKEKE; via the coding sequence TTGAAGATAGCGATTGTCAGGCTTTCAGCGCTTGGGGATATTATCGTGAGCGCGGTGTTTTTAGCGCTGATTAAAGAGTGTTTTACTAACGCTCAAATAGAATGGTTCGTGGATGAGAGATTTGGCGCGATTTTAGAGCATTCCCCTTATATTGATAAATTACACCCCATCGCTTTAAAAAGTGCGCTCACAACCTTTAACCCTTTGAAGATTTTCAAACTTTTTAAATCTTTAAGGGCTTATGAATACGATATAGTCATTGACATGCAAGGTTTGATCAAATCCGCTCTTATCACTCAAATGTTAAAAGCCCCTAAAAAAGTCGGCTTTGATTGCGCTTCGGCTAGGGAGGGTTTGAGCGCGTTTTTTTACTCGCAAAAAGTTTCTATCGCTTATAATGAGCCTGTTTTAAAGCGCAATTTCACGCTCCTTTCTCATGCCCTAAACTTGCCTAAAAAAGAAATTTCAGAGGGCTTAAGCTCTCGATCTAAAGTGTTTTCTTACCAAGATTCTCCAAAAATTGATGCGTTAAATTTGAATAAAAACAAGCTAAAAATCCTTTTTGTTTTAGAAACTTCTAAACTCAATAAAACCTACCCCATAGAGCGTTTTAAAGAGCTGGCGTTAGCGTTAGAAAATTTTCAAATTTGCTTGTTATGGCATGCTAGTGAAGATAAGGCTAATGCGCTTTATGGCGCTTTAAAAAACCAGCGCGATGTGTTATTGCTCCCTAAACTCACTTTAAACGAAGTTAAGGCGTTGCTCTTTAAAATGGATTTGATCATTGGGGGCGATACGGGTATTACGCATTTAGCATGGGCGTTGCAAAAGCCCAGCATCACCCTTTATGGCAACACGCCCATGGAGCGTTTTAAATTAGAAAGCCCGATCAATGTTTCGCTCACCGGTAATTCAAACGCCAACTACCATAAAAAGGATTTTTCTATCCAAAACATAGAGCCTAAAAAAATTAAAGAATGCGTTTTAAACCTTTTAAAGGAAAAAGAATGA